The proteins below are encoded in one region of Ktedonobacterales bacterium:
- the aroF gene encoding 3-deoxy-7-phosphoheptulonate synthase, translating to MIILTENHLAPEAFMRISAVLRRAQITEPLRPIQTGVGMACCLGAKHLSAEARAELSAIAGVAGVFTFSTPYQLASRHFQDEKSIIQVGSPGASHVVNIGSGEPVIMAGPCAVEDAQQLGAVARAARRAGADMLRGGAFKPRSSPYSFQGLGIPGLKLLAQAREETGLPIITEVMEPGLVEVVAEYADMLQIGCRNMQNFPLLQAVGSAGKPVLLKRGFSATIEEWLLSAEYILSAGNPNVVLCERGIRSFDPQTRNLLDLSCIPLLGMLTHLPVVVDPSHSTGRRELVAPMAHAAIAAGADGLLVDVHHQPDQALCDGDQAIMPEDLQRLIQRARVIRESLLQTSMIVA from the coding sequence ATGATTATTCTCACGGAGAACCATCTAGCGCCCGAAGCGTTTATGCGCATAAGCGCCGTTCTGCGAAGAGCGCAGATCACCGAACCGCTGCGCCCCATCCAGACCGGCGTGGGCATGGCCTGCTGCCTTGGCGCAAAACACCTCAGCGCGGAGGCGCGTGCCGAACTCAGCGCCATCGCGGGCGTCGCGGGCGTCTTCACCTTTTCCACTCCCTACCAGCTTGCCAGCCGTCACTTCCAAGACGAGAAAAGCATCATCCAGGTTGGCAGCCCCGGCGCCTCACATGTCGTAAATATTGGCAGCGGAGAGCCGGTCATCATGGCCGGGCCATGCGCAGTTGAAGATGCCCAGCAGTTAGGCGCTGTTGCGCGGGCAGCCAGGCGCGCTGGAGCCGACATGCTGCGGGGAGGAGCATTTAAGCCACGCTCCTCCCCTTACTCGTTCCAGGGGCTGGGCATTCCAGGGCTGAAACTGCTGGCCCAGGCGCGCGAAGAGACCGGACTACCTATCATTACCGAAGTCATGGAGCCTGGGCTGGTGGAAGTCGTCGCTGAATATGCTGACATGCTGCAAATCGGCTGCCGCAATATGCAAAACTTCCCTTTGCTTCAGGCGGTGGGCAGCGCCGGAAAGCCGGTCTTATTGAAACGCGGCTTTTCCGCAACCATTGAGGAATGGCTGCTCTCGGCAGAATACATCCTCAGCGCGGGCAACCCCAATGTCGTCCTCTGCGAGCGCGGCATTCGTAGCTTCGATCCCCAGACCAGAAACCTGCTCGATCTCAGCTGTATTCCCCTGCTGGGTATGCTGACCCATCTGCCCGTTGTCGTTGATCCCAGCCATTCCACCGGGCGACGAGAACTGGTCGCCCCGATGGCCCACGCGGCCATCGCCGCCGGAGCAGATGGCTTATTGGTTGATGTCCATCATCAGCCTGACCAGGCTCTTTGCGACGGGGATCAGGCCATCATGCCAGAGGATCTGCAACGACTTATCCAGCGCGCGCGGGTAATCCGAGAATCTCTGCTCCAGACTTCGATGATCGTTGCCTGA
- the aroA gene encoding 3-phosphoshikimate 1-carboxyvinyltransferase codes for MESRPGATAQALQTFSIEAFDRTWRKNGRALIATIAVPENSVLAIHEATVNLMKSLLETYPLYPNALICAFFLTDLTADYPARAVREKLGWNTIPLLCAHETSPAPNGEHSISVVLLAQTDQPATEANSPRLRGIRGATILEETSEEVLMAELRWLFDEILARNGLERAALVRGILTVTPDLNASAALAAAQAILGPSIPLFIANEIDVPGAPRRCLRALFFVHTAHEPQPVYSERARQLLRPDLPRSIPQTIRVAPSGPLQGVITPPSSKYHTLRAILAALLAEGESIIENPALSDDTTVLLTACAQLGAAIATSYQADGRCTLRIQGVGGQINPPQPVVIDVGNAGAVLRLLLGICASSAAPVTFTTPYPESLGRRPNDDLLQALAQLGAQIASQGPEGTLPITIQGGQIHGGKVQLSGKKSSQYLSALLYLGPLLAEGLEIEITDTLVSASFIDLTLEILQRVGITIITQERHRRYRIPGKQHYLPGAYHIPGDYPSAAALLAAVAIARGAITLRDLPPGAADGEAMLEAFAQMGLEISRTETTIMARADRPLRGITFDGNTAIDSVPCIAAAACFATSPSLIFNIANLRLKESDRIYDLAEALQAAGCQIAPFPDRLEIHPAGTIAGNTEVDTHTDHRLAQALAVVGLGSAHSITLRHAGHVAKSYPRFFDDLTSLGAKVEPVP; via the coding sequence ATGGAATCCAGACCAGGGGCAACAGCACAAGCCCTTCAGACATTTAGTATAGAAGCCTTCGACAGAACCTGGCGAAAGAACGGACGGGCATTGATCGCCACTATTGCGGTACCCGAAAATAGCGTTCTGGCTATTCATGAAGCAACTGTCAATCTGATGAAATCGCTGCTTGAAACCTATCCTCTTTATCCCAACGCTCTTATCTGTGCTTTTTTTCTTACTGATCTCACTGCTGACTATCCTGCTCGCGCCGTTCGAGAAAAGCTTGGCTGGAATACCATTCCTCTGCTCTGCGCGCACGAAACCAGTCCCGCTCCCAACGGGGAACACAGCATCAGCGTGGTACTGCTGGCACAGACCGATCAGCCGGCCACAGAAGCAAACTCACCTCGCCTGCGCGGCATTCGCGGCGCGACCATTCTTGAAGAGACCTCTGAAGAAGTTCTGATGGCCGAACTGCGCTGGCTTTTTGATGAAATACTCGCCCGGAACGGGCTGGAACGAGCGGCGCTTGTTCGAGGTATTCTCACCGTTACACCTGACCTCAACGCCTCCGCCGCCTTGGCAGCCGCGCAAGCCATCCTTGGCCCATCCATTCCGCTCTTCATTGCCAACGAGATCGATGTGCCTGGCGCGCCCCGGCGCTGTCTGCGCGCCCTGTTCTTTGTGCATACCGCTCATGAGCCACAGCCTGTCTATTCAGAGCGTGCCAGGCAACTGTTAAGGCCCGATTTACCCAGGTCTATTCCTCAGACCATCCGTGTTGCTCCATCTGGCCCGCTGCAAGGCGTCATCACGCCGCCATCCTCAAAATACCATACCCTGCGGGCCATCCTTGCCGCTCTGTTGGCCGAAGGAGAGAGCATTATCGAGAATCCGGCGCTCAGTGATGACACAACGGTCCTGCTCACAGCCTGCGCGCAGCTAGGCGCAGCGATAGCAACCAGCTATCAGGCGGACGGGCGCTGTACCCTTCGCATTCAGGGCGTCGGCGGGCAGATCAATCCCCCCCAGCCTGTGGTAATTGACGTTGGCAACGCGGGCGCTGTCCTGCGTCTCTTGCTGGGCATCTGCGCCAGTTCGGCGGCGCCTGTCACCTTCACCACACCATATCCAGAGTCGCTGGGACGACGCCCCAATGATGATTTGCTGCAAGCTCTGGCGCAGCTAGGCGCTCAGATCGCCAGCCAGGGGCCAGAAGGAACGCTGCCCATCACCATCCAGGGCGGCCAGATACACGGCGGGAAAGTTCAGCTTTCCGGCAAGAAAAGCTCGCAATATCTCAGCGCCCTGCTCTATCTAGGGCCGCTCCTGGCAGAAGGGCTGGAAATCGAGATCACCGATACGTTGGTATCAGCCTCGTTCATTGACCTGACGCTGGAGATACTGCAAAGGGTAGGGATTACGATCATCACCCAGGAGCGCCATCGGCGCTATCGTATCCCCGGAAAACAACACTACCTGCCCGGCGCCTACCACATACCTGGCGATTATCCCTCAGCGGCGGCGCTCCTGGCAGCCGTCGCCATTGCGAGAGGCGCAATCACCCTGCGTGACCTGCCGCCAGGGGCCGCCGATGGTGAAGCCATGCTTGAAGCGTTCGCGCAGATGGGCCTGGAGATCAGCCGAACCGAAACCACGATCATGGCTCGCGCTGACAGACCGCTGCGGGGCATTACCTTTGACGGCAATACCGCCATAGACAGCGTACCTTGCATAGCCGCTGCTGCCTGCTTTGCAACCAGTCCCAGCCTCATTTTTAATATCGCCAATCTGCGGCTGAAAGAGAGTGATCGCATTTATGACCTGGCAGAAGCCTTGCAGGCTGCTGGCTGTCAGATTGCTCCCTTTCCAGATCGTCTGGAAATACACCCCGCCGGAACCATCGCGGGGAATACCGAGGTAGATACTCATACCGATCATCGTCTGGCCCAGGCGCTTGCTGTCGTCGGACTTGGCAGCGCGCACTCGATCACACTGCGTCACGCCGGGCATGTCGCCAAAAGTTATCCGCGTTTCTTCGACGACCTCACCAGCCTGGGCGCAAAGGTCGAACCAGTACCGTAA
- the aroB gene encoding 3-dehydroquinate synthase, giving the protein MGHIFLTGLSGAGKSTVGRLAASMLGRPFTDTDDLIARRMGRPVGQVLSESGESVFRQLESEALAAAASSQEAVVATGGGAVMAENNRKLMRQAGLTVYLQTSVECAWQRLDQQMRQAPAAPLRPLLAGGSGQQKLNDLYRVRQRWYEEAELHLTTDSQTPERLAQQVIAGAIAHGALLSPGLPPEEFALDLGRTSSQAIVEWGGLHRLPQRLQALGFHRRAFIVTDTTIGQLYAEPLTTLLERAGIEPFIFTVPAGEASKSLSSFRAITDWLIQQRAEQQDPLMALGGGVIGDLAGFVAACYQRGVPLIQVPTTLLAQVDAAIGGKTAVNHPLGKNLIGAYYQPRLTLTDPACLLTLPERVYREGWAEIIKYGMTLDAELFDLLETVPPIQPQERALLARVIARCVHLKLGIVQDDERDQGQRAILNYGHTFGHALEAITDYAAWLHGEAVAVGMEVAAQIAHAQGLLSRESVARQQALLLAYGLPISCPEVDVDLLLERMRLDKKVRSGVMRWILPTAIGQSGIYADVPLPLARQAIEKVAHRPAGPEAAADQEIETVQEQSEWAEEQVGSEG; this is encoded by the coding sequence ATGGGGCATATCTTTTTAACCGGCCTTTCCGGCGCGGGCAAATCAACGGTTGGCCGCTTAGCAGCCAGCATGCTGGGCCGCCCCTTCACCGATACGGATGATCTTATCGCCCGGCGAATGGGGCGCCCCGTCGGCCAGGTTCTCAGCGAATCCGGCGAAAGCGTATTTCGCCAGCTTGAGAGCGAAGCATTAGCAGCGGCGGCCAGTTCGCAAGAGGCCGTTGTTGCAACGGGCGGTGGCGCGGTGATGGCCGAGAACAACCGCAAGCTGATGCGCCAGGCTGGCCTTACCGTCTATCTACAAACCTCCGTCGAATGCGCCTGGCAGCGGCTCGATCAGCAAATGCGCCAGGCCCCAGCAGCGCCCCTGCGGCCATTGCTCGCCGGAGGCAGCGGGCAGCAGAAGCTGAACGACCTGTATCGCGTTCGCCAGCGTTGGTATGAGGAAGCCGAACTCCACCTCACCACCGACTCTCAGACGCCAGAGCGCCTGGCCCAGCAGGTTATTGCCGGAGCCATCGCACACGGCGCGCTCCTTTCGCCCGGCTTACCGCCGGAAGAGTTCGCGCTCGACCTGGGCCGTACATCCTCGCAAGCCATCGTGGAATGGGGCGGGCTGCATCGCCTGCCGCAGCGATTGCAGGCGCTGGGCTTCCACCGACGCGCCTTTATCGTGACCGATACCACCATCGGCCAGCTCTATGCCGAGCCACTCACTACGCTGCTGGAACGCGCAGGCATCGAGCCGTTTATCTTCACTGTTCCAGCGGGAGAGGCGAGCAAATCGCTGTCCAGCTTTCGAGCCATCACCGACTGGCTAATACAACAGCGCGCCGAGCAGCAAGACCCGTTGATGGCACTGGGAGGCGGCGTCATTGGCGATCTGGCTGGATTCGTCGCCGCCTGCTATCAGCGCGGCGTCCCGCTCATCCAGGTTCCCACTACCCTGCTCGCCCAGGTGGATGCCGCCATCGGGGGCAAGACCGCCGTCAATCACCCGCTCGGCAAAAATCTCATCGGCGCTTATTACCAGCCCAGGCTCACGCTTACCGACCCCGCCTGCCTCCTGACTCTGCCAGAGCGCGTCTATCGTGAAGGCTGGGCGGAGATCATCAAATATGGGATGACCCTCGACGCCGAACTGTTCGATCTCCTTGAAACGGTTCCCCCCATCCAACCACAGGAGCGCGCCTTGCTTGCCAGAGTGATTGCGCGCTGCGTGCATCTGAAGCTGGGCATCGTGCAGGACGACGAGCGCGATCAAGGGCAGCGGGCCATCCTGAACTATGGGCACACCTTCGGCCACGCGCTGGAAGCCATCACCGACTATGCGGCGTGGCTGCACGGCGAAGCCGTCGCGGTTGGAATGGAAGTCGCGGCGCAGATCGCCCACGCCCAGGGCTTGCTCTCGCGCGAGAGCGTGGCCCGCCAGCAGGCGCTCTTGCTGGCCTATGGTCTGCCAATCTCCTGCCCGGAAGTTGATGTTGACCTGCTGCTGGAGCGTATGCGCCTGGACAAGAAAGTGCGCAGCGGTGTGATGCGCTGGATTTTACCAACGGCTATCGGCCAATCGGGCATCTATGCTGATGTGCCGCTTCCTCTAGCGCGGCAGGCCATAGAGAAGGTCGCACACCGGCCAGCCGGGCCAGAGGCCGCAGCAGATCAGGAGATAGAAACAGTGCAAGAGCAGAGCGAGTGGGCAGAAGAACAAGTGGGGAGCGAGGGTTAG
- a CDS encoding prephenate dehydrogenase/arogenate dehydrogenase family protein: MQTVGIIGLGLIGGSIGLALKQQRENAGALSPTVIAYDNDPGRRQQARQLQAIDQIFDQLAEVAQQADLLIIATPVLAVRQALAEIAPYVRAETVITDTASTKAAVLRWAEELLPGGARFIGGHPMAGGVGSLEQARPDLFHGAAYCIVPPTQADEARHVDASALAAIQDLIATLGARPLLIDAQTHDRCVAAISHLPFITSAALVETAANSPEVEIMRQLISSGFRDTSRLAAGDPAMYQSIAVTNREAMLFWMDAYMAQLQTFRQALQVAETAEAERLLTLFNQARQHRKTLLE, from the coding sequence ATGCAAACGGTGGGCATTATTGGCCTGGGACTGATCGGCGGCTCCATTGGCCTGGCGCTCAAACAGCAAAGAGAGAACGCAGGCGCGCTAAGCCCTACGGTGATCGCATACGACAATGACCCCGGACGCCGCCAGCAGGCCAGGCAGCTACAGGCAATCGATCAGATATTCGATCAACTGGCCGAGGTCGCGCAGCAAGCCGATCTGCTGATTATTGCCACGCCTGTGCTGGCCGTTCGCCAGGCGTTGGCCGAGATCGCCCCATATGTGCGCGCAGAAACCGTGATCACCGATACCGCCAGCACCAAAGCCGCTGTGCTGCGCTGGGCAGAAGAACTGCTCCCCGGCGGCGCGCGTTTTATCGGCGGCCATCCAATGGCTGGAGGCGTCGGCAGCCTCGAACAAGCCAGACCAGACCTCTTTCACGGGGCAGCTTATTGTATCGTCCCCCCCACGCAGGCTGATGAAGCCAGACATGTGGATGCATCGGCGCTTGCAGCGATTCAAGACCTCATCGCCACATTGGGCGCGCGGCCCCTGCTCATTGATGCTCAGACACATGATCGCTGCGTGGCGGCAATCAGCCATCTACCCTTTATTACCTCCGCCGCCCTGGTGGAAACCGCAGCCAACAGCCCGGAAGTTGAGATCATGCGCCAGCTTATCAGTTCAGGGTTCCGCGATACCAGCCGTCTTGCCGCGGGCGATCCAGCCATGTACCAGAGCATCGCTGTCACGAATCGAGAAGCGATGCTCTTCTGGATGGATGCTTACATGGCGCAGTTGCAAACCTTTCGTCAGGCGCTGCAAGTCGCCGAAACCGCCGAGGCTGAACGCCTCTTGACGCTGTTCAATCAGGCCCGCCAGCACCGCAAAACGCTGCTGGAGTGA
- the aroE gene encoding shikimate dehydrogenase: protein MQHVGIIGFPVAHSLSPRMQQAAFDACGIAARYTFWETDPSRLANRIASLRAPEMLGANVTIPHKTAALAFIDECDPLAARVGAINTIVNRDGRLIGYNTDVGGFMQALATHKDHPFQSQGKHAVIIGTGGAARAAAVGLLEGEVAELAVLGRTEAHLASLLQSLQAAAPPSASSARLHAARLDSTDSSRFLAQADLLVNATPVGLHERDAQILIDVRLVSPAALVMDMIFNPPYTPLLRAAHAQGCAVLNGLSMLLYQGALAFRLWTGQPAPVEVMQRALGLS from the coding sequence ATGCAGCACGTCGGGATTATCGGCTTTCCGGTGGCCCATTCGCTCTCACCACGCATGCAGCAGGCGGCATTTGACGCTTGTGGCATCGCGGCGCGCTATACTTTTTGGGAAACGGACCCCTCGCGCCTGGCAAATCGAATCGCCAGCCTGCGCGCGCCAGAGATGCTGGGCGCGAACGTCACCATACCCCATAAGACAGCAGCCCTGGCGTTCATTGACGAATGCGATCCCCTGGCCGCCAGGGTGGGAGCCATCAACACCATCGTCAATCGTGATGGGCGTCTGATCGGCTACAACACCGATGTGGGCGGATTTATGCAGGCGCTCGCCACACACAAAGATCATCCCTTCCAGAGCCAGGGGAAACACGCCGTCATCATTGGAACCGGGGGCGCGGCGCGCGCCGCCGCAGTCGGGCTGCTGGAAGGCGAGGTCGCTGAACTGGCGGTGCTTGGGCGCACCGAAGCGCACCTCGCCAGCTTGCTTCAGAGCCTTCAGGCGGCTGCCCCTCCATCAGCTAGCTCTGCTAGGCTTCACGCCGCAAGACTGGACAGCACCGACTCCAGCCGTTTCCTGGCGCAAGCCGATCTGCTGGTCAACGCCACGCCGGTAGGACTACACGAAAGAGATGCCCAAATACTGATTGACGTTCGTTTAGTATCCCCGGCGGCGCTGGTCATGGATATGATCTTTAACCCGCCCTATACGCCGCTCTTACGGGCGGCGCACGCGCAAGGCTGCGCCGTCTTGAACGGTCTCAGCATGCTGCTCTATCAGGGCGCGCTGGCTTTCAGGCTCTGGACCGGCCAGCCCGCGCCGGTTGAGGTCATGCAGCGCGCGCTTGGGCTGTCATAG
- the aroC gene encoding chorismate synthase, whose protein sequence is MLRFLTAGESHGPGLTAIIEGIPAGLPLSADDINPHLQRRQGGYGRGGRMKIEQDRAIIRSGVRHGLTLGSPITLEIENKDWENWQVKMSPAPVEEPIEAVTLTRPGHADFAGAIKYGHQDIRNVIERSSARETAARVAVGAVCLALLRQFEAEVHSHVLSIGPVGYLAQERSAIKQTFSDDYWARVEQSPVRCGDSALAEHMIQHIQQSKPQGETCGGVVEVVATGIPIGLGSYSQWDRRLSARLAMALMSIPSVKGVEIGSGFATTALPGSQVHDVLEWRSELGWQHQTNNAGGIEGGISNGAPIIARAAIKPISTLAHPLPSVNIQTRENSSEGRYERSDVCVVPAAGVVAEAMMAIVLAEAWLEKFGGDSIGEIRAHLHAAQSKGPAAL, encoded by the coding sequence ATGCTTCGCTTCTTAACCGCCGGGGAGTCTCACGGACCAGGACTCACCGCCATTATCGAGGGCATACCCGCCGGTCTGCCGCTTTCGGCAGACGACATCAATCCCCATCTGCAACGACGACAGGGCGGCTATGGTCGCGGCGGGCGCATGAAAATCGAGCAGGATCGCGCCATCATTCGCTCAGGGGTGCGTCACGGCCTGACGCTGGGTTCGCCTATCACGCTTGAAATTGAGAACAAAGATTGGGAAAACTGGCAGGTGAAGATGAGTCCAGCCCCGGTGGAAGAACCCATCGAAGCCGTCACCCTGACACGGCCCGGCCACGCCGACTTTGCCGGAGCCATCAAATACGGCCACCAGGATATTCGCAACGTCATCGAGCGATCCAGCGCCCGCGAAACCGCTGCGCGCGTGGCGGTAGGAGCGGTCTGCCTGGCCTTGCTGCGCCAGTTCGAGGCCGAAGTCCACAGCCACGTCCTTTCTATCGGGCCGGTGGGCTATCTCGCCCAGGAGCGCAGCGCCATCAAGCAAACGTTCTCCGACGACTATTGGGCGCGAGTCGAGCAATCGCCTGTGCGCTGCGGTGATAGCGCGCTGGCCGAGCACATGATCCAGCATATCCAGCAGAGCAAGCCCCAGGGAGAAACCTGCGGCGGCGTGGTTGAGGTCGTCGCCACCGGCATCCCGATTGGCCTGGGCAGTTACAGCCAGTGGGACCGTCGCCTGAGCGCCCGCCTGGCAATGGCGCTGATGAGCATTCCATCGGTGAAAGGCGTCGAGATCGGCAGCGGCTTTGCCACGACAGCCCTTCCAGGCTCGCAGGTCCATGATGTGCTGGAGTGGAGAAGCGAGTTGGGCTGGCAGCATCAGACCAACAACGCTGGCGGCATCGAGGGCGGCATCAGCAACGGCGCGCCGATCATCGCCAGGGCCGCCATCAAACCCATCTCCACCCTGGCCCATCCGTTACCGTCAGTCAACATCCAGACCCGCGAAAACAGCAGCGAGGGGCGCTACGAGCGCAGCGATGTCTGCGTCGTTCCGGCGGCGGGCGTCGTCGCCGAGGCCATGATGGCTATCGTCCTGGCAGAAGCCTGGCTGGAAAAATTCGGCGGCGACAGCATAGGCGAAATCCGCGCGCACCTTCACGCGGCCCAGAGCAAAGGGCCAGCGGCGCTGTAA